From a single Lolium rigidum isolate FL_2022 chromosome 7, APGP_CSIRO_Lrig_0.1, whole genome shotgun sequence genomic region:
- the LOC124675271 gene encoding uncharacterized protein LOC124675271, producing the protein MGLITGSFKFLMGMGCGVYVAQNYNVPNVKKLFNTYVFLAKHLEETYRKPKKDDDGHTP; encoded by the coding sequence ATGGGGTTAATCACTGGCAGCTTCAAATTTTTAATGGGAATGGGATGCGGTGTCTATGTAGCCCAGAACTACAACGTTCCAAATGTCAAGAAGCTGTTCAACACGTATGTTTTCCTGGCAAAGCACCTTGAGGAAACATACCGTAAGCCAAAGAAGGATGACGATGGTCACACCCCCTAG
- the LOC124676044 gene encoding FCS-Like Zinc finger 8-like isoform X2: protein MGHELPRHSNGSRPSSLLPLSPRSLTSLFSTDAPTSPTSMLHESKNQPRSSPRNPPNGHSHGAGLAAVLVAGEAEREHRSNGRVLLGMRLRVQLPPMKGLGGIGCDLPSSPIEFGVKNRDSQLALLSPVQRSPLSSAAARAARSEVQELAEEDYTCVIARGANPKMTHIFDDRVVESCAGDDCCQLSHACYECKKGIGARQPCSHLAA, encoded by the coding sequence ATGGGGCATGAGCTCCCCAGGCACAGCAATGGCAGCAGACCTTCCTCCCTTCTGCCGCTCTCTCCAAGGTCACTCACAAGCCTCTTCTCCACGGACGCCCCCACGAGCCCCACCTCCATGCTCCATGAGTCCAAGAACCAGCCCCGGTCCAGCCCAAGAAACCCCCCAAACGGTCATTCTCACGGCGCCGGCCTCGCCGCCGTgctcgtcgccggcgaggccgagcgggaGCACCGCTCGAACGGCAGGGTGCTTCTCGGGATGCGCCTGAGGGTGCAGCTGCCTCCCATGAAGGGGCTCGGTGGCATCGGCTGCGACCTGCCGAGCTCGCCGATCGAGTTCGGCGTCAAGAACAGGGACTCCCAACTCGCGCTGCTCTCCCCGGTGCAGCGGTCGCCGCTGTCGTCGGCGGcagcgagggcggcgcggagCGAGGTGCAGGAGTTGGCGGAGGAGGATTACACCTGCGTCATCGCCCGGGGGGCCAACCCCAAGATGACCCACATATTCGATGACCGCGTCGTCGAGAGCTGCGCCGGCGATGATTGCTGTCAGCTGAGCCATGCCTGCTATGAGTGCAAGAAAGGGATTGGGGCCAGGCAACCATGCTCTCATCTTGCAGCATAG
- the LOC124676044 gene encoding FCS-Like Zinc finger 8-like isoform X1, with amino-acid sequence MLNKTSGKAGGGAVGSSPPAPGPGLMGHELPRHSNGSRPSSLLPLSPRSLTSLFSTDAPTSPTSMLHESKNQPRSSPRNPPNGHSHGAGLAAVLVAGEAEREHRSNGRVLLGMRLRVQLPPMKGLGGIGCDLPSSPIEFGVKNRDSQLALLSPVQRSPLSSAAARAARSEVQELAEEDYTCVIARGANPKMTHIFDDRVVESCAGDDCCQLSHACYECKKGIGARQPCSHLAA; translated from the coding sequence ATGTTGAACAAGACATCAGGTAAGGCAGGAGGAGGAGCAGTTGGGAGCAGTCCGCCTGCTCCAGGACCAGGACTAATGGGGCATGAGCTCCCCAGGCACAGCAATGGCAGCAGACCTTCCTCCCTTCTGCCGCTCTCTCCAAGGTCACTCACAAGCCTCTTCTCCACGGACGCCCCCACGAGCCCCACCTCCATGCTCCATGAGTCCAAGAACCAGCCCCGGTCCAGCCCAAGAAACCCCCCAAACGGTCATTCTCACGGCGCCGGCCTCGCCGCCGTgctcgtcgccggcgaggccgagcgggaGCACCGCTCGAACGGCAGGGTGCTTCTCGGGATGCGCCTGAGGGTGCAGCTGCCTCCCATGAAGGGGCTCGGTGGCATCGGCTGCGACCTGCCGAGCTCGCCGATCGAGTTCGGCGTCAAGAACAGGGACTCCCAACTCGCGCTGCTCTCCCCGGTGCAGCGGTCGCCGCTGTCGTCGGCGGcagcgagggcggcgcggagCGAGGTGCAGGAGTTGGCGGAGGAGGATTACACCTGCGTCATCGCCCGGGGGGCCAACCCCAAGATGACCCACATATTCGATGACCGCGTCGTCGAGAGCTGCGCCGGCGATGATTGCTGTCAGCTGAGCCATGCCTGCTATGAGTGCAAGAAAGGGATTGGGGCCAGGCAACCATGCTCTCATCTTGCAGCATAG
- the LOC124676596 gene encoding protein ANTAGONIST OF LIKE HETEROCHROMATIN PROTEIN 1-like, with translation MGGEGSEENAAGEELEWEDEVEVVGEREERDREMALVNKPKKGKRKIRDSGEREIMDSRKAKTKDPSKVKRAKSNGSLAALPADLRGPDTEWWYAFLTKHAELHKDAESGGSVPVPSDEEDAFRYFFRTSRRTFDYICSIVRDDLISRPPSGLINIEGRLLSVEKQVAIAMRRLASGDSQVSVGAAFGVGQSTVSQVTWRFIESMEERARHHLVWPDQERMEDIKARLEVLSGLPNCCGAIDATHIIMTLPAVESSEDWCDPAKNYSMFLQGIVDDEMRFIDIVTGWPGSLPVSRLLKCSGFHKLCEAGKRLNGPVRVSGEDAEIREFIVGDMCYPLLPWLMTPYEDENLSAPMVNFNARQKTARMLGTRALARLKGSWRILHKVMWRPDKNKLPSIILVCCLLHNIILDCKDELLTGIQLPVHHDTGYKEENCKQENPSGKVMRETVTGHLPTFEAVLN, from the exons ATGGGTGGCGAAGGCAGCGAAGAGAACGCCGCCGGCGAAGAGCTAGAATGGGAGGACGAAGTAGAAGTAGTCGgcgagagggaggagagggatcGGGAGATGGCCCTGGTGAACAAGCCCAAGAAGGGCAAGCGGAAGATTAGGGATTCCGGGGAGCGAGAGATCATGGATTCAAGAAAGGCTAAGACCAAGGACCCCAGCAAGGTCAAGAGAGCCAAGTCCAACGGCTCGCTGGCGGCGCTCCCGGCGGACCTCCGCGGTCCTGACACGGAGTGGTGGTACGCCTTCCTCACCAAGCACGCGGAACTCCACAAGGACGCTGAATCAG GTGGCAGTGTGCCAGTGCCTTCAGATGAGGAGGACGCATTCAGGTACTTCTTCAGGACATCAAGGAGGACCTTTGACTACATCTGCTCGATTGTACGAGATGATTTGATATCGAGGCCGCCGTCTGGGCTGATCAACATTGAGGGGAGACTGCTTAGTGTGGAGAAGCAAGTAGCGATTGCCATGAGGAGGCTGGCATCTGGGGATTCGCAGGTGTCGGTGGGAGCTGCTTTTGGCGTGGGGCAGTCTACTGTTTCCCAAGTGACATGGAGGTTTATCGAGTCGATGGAAGAGAGGGCTCGGCACCATTTGGTTTGGCCGGACCAGGAGAGGATGGAGGACATCAAAGCTAGGTTGGAGGTTCTGTCTGGTCTGCCAAATTGTTGCGGTGCCATTGATGCCACACACATTATCATGACGCTTCCTGCTGTTGAGTCATCTGAAGACTGGTGCGACCCTGCGAAGAACTACAGTATGTTCCTGCAAGGGATAGTTGACGATGAGATGAGATTTATTGATATTGTCACTGGTTGGCCAGGCAGCTTGCCAGTCTCACGCTTGTTGAAATGCTCTGGCTTCCACAAGCTCTGTGAGGCTGGGAAACGCTTGAATGGCCCTGTCAGAGTTTCAGGGGAAGATGCAGAAATAAGGGAATTCATTGTTGGTGACATGTGTTATCCTCTGCTCCCATGGCTTATGACTCCGTACGAAGATGAAAATCTATCTGCCCCAATGGTCAACTTTAATGCCCGTCAAAAAACTGCAAGGATGCTTGGAACAAGAGCGTTGGCACGGCTGAAAGGATCCTGGAGGATCTTGCACAAAGTTATGTGGAGGCCTGATAAAAATAAGTTGCCCAGTATCATTCTTGTGTGCTGTCTGCTTCACAATATAATTTTGGACTGCAAAGATGAACTGCTTACGGGTATTCAGCTTCCAGTTCATCATGATACCGGCTATAAAGAAGAGAACTGCAAGCAAGAGAACCCCAGTGGCAAAGTCATGAGAGAGACCGTTACAGGGCATCTCCCAACCTTTGAAGCTGTATTGAACTGA